A stretch of Desulfitobacterium dichloroeliminans LMG P-21439 DNA encodes these proteins:
- a CDS encoding inorganic phosphate transporter — MISSSALLILVVFFALAFDYINGFHDTANAIATSVSTRALTPKRAVIIAAILNFTGALVSTGVAQTIAKDIVNPEFVTQEIVIAALIGAIFWNLLTWYFGIPSSSSHAIIGGMIGAAVSKVGFDVLQTQGILKIVAALLISPIVGIILGFIIMKILYFIFGKFAPSKVNQGFRKMQVLSAGLLAFNHGSNDAQKSMGIITMALVASGLQDPSNLDPALWVKMACALAMALGTAAGGWKIIRTMGGKIFKLEPINGFAADLTSSIVIWTATALPGLHLPVSTTHVVSGSIMGVGSAKRISAVRWGVAQQMLIAWVVTIPTAAITSFLCYKLISVIL, encoded by the coding sequence ATGATTAGTTCCAGTGCGTTACTGATTCTCGTCGTATTTTTCGCACTGGCTTTTGACTACATCAATGGATTCCATGATACGGCTAACGCCATTGCAACGAGTGTTTCAACACGCGCGCTCACTCCAAAGCGAGCAGTTATAATTGCGGCAATACTTAATTTTACGGGTGCTCTAGTCAGTACAGGGGTGGCTCAAACGATAGCCAAGGATATTGTTAACCCGGAATTTGTGACTCAAGAGATTGTTATCGCTGCCTTGATTGGAGCAATTTTTTGGAATCTATTGACGTGGTATTTTGGTATTCCCAGTAGTTCCTCTCACGCTATTATTGGCGGAATGATTGGAGCTGCTGTCTCTAAAGTTGGTTTTGATGTTCTTCAGACTCAAGGCATCCTGAAAATTGTTGCTGCCTTACTTATATCTCCGATTGTCGGTATCATTCTAGGTTTTATTATTATGAAAATACTCTACTTTATTTTCGGTAAATTTGCTCCGTCTAAAGTCAATCAGGGTTTTCGCAAGATGCAGGTGCTTTCTGCGGGACTCTTGGCTTTTAATCATGGCTCCAACGACGCTCAGAAATCCATGGGTATTATTACGATGGCCCTTGTGGCGTCTGGTCTGCAAGACCCATCTAATCTTGATCCGGCCCTATGGGTTAAGATGGCCTGTGCTTTAGCTATGGCATTAGGTACAGCTGCCGGCGGCTGGAAAATCATTCGGACCATGGGTGGTAAGATCTTCAAATTAGAACCGATCAATGGCTTTGCTGCAGACTTGACCTCCTCAATCGTTATTTGGACAGCTACAGCTCTCCCGGGGCTGCATTTACCCGTATCTACGACTCATGTGGTATCGGGCTCAATTATGGGTGTGGGGAGCGCTAAGCGGATCTCTGCTGTTCGCTGGGGTGTAGCTCAGCAGATGCTGATAGCCTGGGTGGTTACGATTCCAACTGCGGCGATCACATCATTCCTTTGTTATAAACTGATTAGTGTTATTTTGTAA
- a CDS encoding DUF47 domain-containing protein, with amino-acid sequence MFGLSTKEDKFYALFRESAELACLTTQKLEGLICQNSVSAEEAEMMHDLEHRADKVTTEIVDRLNSTLITPLDREDIYTLAQNLDDIVDLSQGAVERMSLYHTKKPSMGAQEIVRTIVKAVEHLKTAFCCLNSIHFKRSEILAATEEVYRLEAIGDTLYRQEVARMFEQEKDAIEIIKWKEILEHLENTLDQCEEIADLLKGVVLKYD; translated from the coding sequence ATGTTTGGTCTATCTACAAAAGAAGATAAATTTTATGCTTTATTTAGGGAGAGTGCAGAATTAGCCTGTTTAACGACACAGAAACTTGAAGGGTTAATCTGCCAAAATTCTGTATCTGCTGAAGAGGCTGAAATGATGCATGATTTAGAACATCGAGCTGACAAAGTAACGACAGAAATTGTGGACCGTTTGAATTCAACACTCATTACCCCTTTGGACCGTGAAGATATCTATACCCTTGCCCAAAACCTTGACGATATTGTGGATTTAAGTCAAGGAGCAGTGGAGCGTATGTCCCTTTACCATACTAAAAAACCTTCCATGGGGGCGCAGGAAATCGTCCGCACCATAGTCAAAGCTGTGGAACACCTCAAAACGGCATTCTGTTGCTTAAATAGTATCCACTTTAAGCGGAGTGAAATTCTTGCCGCTACAGAAGAAGTGTATCGCCTTGAGGCAATAGGAGATACCTTATACCGTCAAGAAGTGGCGCGTATGTTTGAACAAGAAAAAGATGCGATTGAAATCATTAAGTGGAAAGAAATTCTTGAACATTTGGAAAACACCTTGGATCAATGTGAAGAAATCGCGGATCTCCTTAAAGGAGTTGTATTGAAGTATGATTAG
- a CDS encoding bifunctional folylpolyglutamate synthase/dihydrofolate synthase, whose protein sequence is MKDKETSGISERGHQVNLQEGSSLEPEYEEAQEYLVNLTKFGMNFGLGRIEELLKRVGNPEEHLKIIHIGGTNGKGSTSMMIAEILEDAGYRVGVFTSPHLHDYRERITINGAMIPKRDVIKLIQMLRPHLEDLVQQGVEHPTEFEVNTAMAIKYFANQKVDFVVLEVGLGGAIDSTNVVKPLISVITNVGMDHMNYLGETYEEIAQVKAGIIKTGATTVTAAHRPEALNIIREKAKAVGSPLWVVGEDVHWETRWSGELEQEFDLVGLRGVYNKLRLRLVGEHQIVNAATAVTVCEVLKSEYGVKLERRNVYEGLYKTLWPGRLELLSLKPKILIDGAHNVDGAEALAKALDIFQRRRLVLCMGMLGDKEREKVVNLLAPLADEVIVTKPNSPRAGDWQYLARLIEEKGKPVTIIEEPREAMREAFARLAMEDMLCVTGSLYMIADARQTLLELLQQGR, encoded by the coding sequence GTGAAGGATAAGGAAACCTCGGGGATAAGCGAGCGGGGACACCAAGTAAATTTACAGGAGGGGTCCTCCTTAGAGCCTGAATATGAGGAAGCGCAGGAGTATCTTGTTAACCTTACGAAATTTGGTATGAACTTTGGACTCGGTCGCATTGAGGAACTTCTTAAGCGGGTGGGTAACCCTGAAGAACATCTGAAGATTATTCATATCGGCGGAACGAATGGCAAAGGGTCGACCAGCATGATGATTGCCGAAATCCTTGAAGATGCCGGATATAGGGTAGGGGTGTTTACTTCTCCCCATCTCCACGATTATCGTGAGCGGATCACGATCAATGGCGCAATGATTCCGAAAAGAGATGTTATTAAGCTGATTCAAATGCTTCGCCCGCATTTAGAGGACCTTGTGCAGCAGGGGGTAGAGCATCCTACCGAGTTTGAGGTCAATACGGCCATGGCGATAAAGTATTTTGCGAATCAAAAGGTGGACTTTGTGGTTCTCGAGGTAGGATTAGGGGGAGCTATAGATTCCACCAATGTGGTTAAGCCACTGATTTCCGTAATTACCAATGTAGGCATGGATCATATGAATTACCTCGGTGAAACCTATGAAGAGATTGCCCAAGTCAAAGCAGGGATTATAAAAACTGGCGCCACTACGGTAACCGCGGCACATCGCCCAGAGGCTTTAAATATTATCCGCGAAAAAGCGAAAGCTGTGGGGTCGCCCCTTTGGGTTGTGGGTGAAGATGTCCATTGGGAGACGCGTTGGAGTGGGGAGTTAGAACAGGAATTTGATCTCGTAGGGCTACGCGGGGTGTATAACAAGTTGCGTCTACGTCTAGTCGGGGAACATCAAATAGTGAATGCCGCGACTGCGGTAACCGTGTGTGAAGTGCTGAAATCAGAATATGGAGTCAAGCTCGAGCGAAGAAATGTTTATGAGGGTCTTTATAAGACTCTTTGGCCAGGTCGTTTGGAACTGCTCTCCCTTAAACCGAAGATTCTTATAGATGGTGCACATAACGTAGATGGGGCCGAGGCATTGGCGAAGGCTTTAGATATTTTTCAACGGCGGCGGCTGGTTTTATGTATGGGTATGCTGGGAGATAAGGAACGAGAGAAGGTCGTAAATCTCCTTGCACCCTTAGCTGATGAGGTTATCGTGACAAAACCCAATTCGCCTCGGGCTGGAGATTGGCAGTATTTAGCCCGTTTGATTGAAGAAAAGGGTAAGCCGGTCACCATCATTGAGGAGCCCCGTGAGGCAATGAGGGAAGCATTTGCCCGCTTGGCGATGGAAGATATGCTTTGCGTAACTGGCTCTCTCTACATGATTGCCGATGCTCGACAGACCTTATTAGAGTTATTGCAGCAAGGGCGCTAA
- a CDS encoding valine--tRNA ligase — protein MSEELKMEKVYDPSRVEGKWYPYWEDKGYFHADVDDTKEPFSIVMPPPNVTGALHLGHAIDSTIQDVLTRFKRMQGYNTLWLPGTDHAGIATQAKVEEQLAKEGTNRHELGRDKFLERVWDWKSEYGGRITGQLRRLGASCDWSRERFTMDEGCSDAVRKVFVDLYNKGLIYRGNYIVNWCPHCHTTISDIEVEHVDREGHLWHLRYPVKDSEEFLVVATTRPETMLGDTAVSVHPEDERYQHLIGKTVVLPLVNREIPIIGDDYVDREFGTGAVKITPAHDPNDFEMGLRHNLPSISVMDREANMNEEAGKYQGMERYAARKAIVKDLEDLGVLVKVDHHEHAVGECYRCSTVVEPMVSKQWFVKMAPLAKPAMEVVKEGLMEFVPDRFTKIYLGWLENIRDWCISRQLWWGHRIPVWYCEDCGGEICVQEDPEICPKCGSKHIAQDPDVLDTWFSSGLWPFSTMGWPEDTPELKQFYPTSVLVTGRDIIFFWVARMVFMGLEFMKDVPFKKVMIHGLVLDAQGRKMSKSLGNGVDPLEIIDQYGADTLRFMLITGNTPGNDLRFHPERLEATRNFANKIWNASRFVLLNLQDYTEGPRGDLKLEDRWILSRYEKTVKEVTIALDRFDLGEAARLLYEFIWNEFCDWYIELAKGRLYDKEHPEARHTVQSILLEVLEGTMKLLHPYMPFITEEIWHNLPVTGESIMIQSWPQVEGYQDSSAEEHMNQIMEVIKAIRNIRAEMNVQPGKKAEIILVAPEQESLGVLEMGKECIRLLAGGSQVDVVASLEVKPAQAASAVLEGVEVYLPLRGLLDLDKEIARVEKEIAQALQEQSRLSGKLNNEGFVAKAPEQVVAKEREKLEGINGRIGALQVRLAELKEA, from the coding sequence ATGTCAGAGGAATTAAAAATGGAAAAGGTCTATGACCCTAGTCGAGTTGAAGGAAAATGGTATCCTTACTGGGAGGATAAAGGGTATTTTCATGCGGATGTGGATGATACCAAGGAACCCTTTAGTATTGTCATGCCTCCGCCGAATGTCACCGGTGCTCTGCATTTAGGACATGCAATCGATAGTACTATCCAAGATGTTCTCACCCGTTTTAAAAGGATGCAAGGCTACAATACCTTGTGGCTTCCCGGAACGGACCATGCAGGTATTGCCACCCAAGCCAAGGTGGAGGAGCAGTTAGCCAAGGAAGGCACCAACCGCCACGAACTCGGCCGCGACAAGTTCCTAGAGCGGGTCTGGGACTGGAAAAGCGAATATGGAGGACGGATTACTGGACAACTTCGTCGCCTTGGTGCTTCCTGCGACTGGTCGAGAGAACGCTTTACGATGGATGAGGGTTGCTCCGATGCAGTACGGAAGGTTTTTGTGGATCTCTATAATAAAGGCTTGATTTATCGTGGCAATTATATCGTCAATTGGTGTCCCCACTGCCATACCACGATCTCTGATATTGAAGTAGAGCATGTGGATCGGGAAGGGCATCTTTGGCATTTGCGTTATCCTGTAAAAGATAGTGAAGAGTTTTTAGTGGTAGCGACTACCCGTCCAGAGACCATGCTGGGCGATACGGCTGTTTCTGTTCATCCGGAAGATGAACGTTATCAACATCTGATCGGCAAGACTGTGGTGCTACCTTTAGTGAATCGGGAAATCCCCATCATTGGCGATGACTATGTGGATCGTGAGTTCGGAACAGGGGCGGTCAAGATTACCCCAGCTCATGATCCTAATGACTTTGAAATGGGTCTGCGTCACAATCTGCCTTCCATCTCGGTCATGGACCGTGAAGCGAACATGAATGAAGAGGCTGGAAAATACCAAGGTATGGAGCGCTATGCGGCTAGGAAGGCTATCGTCAAGGATCTTGAAGATTTGGGAGTATTGGTAAAGGTCGATCATCACGAGCATGCTGTAGGGGAATGCTATCGTTGTTCCACGGTTGTTGAACCCATGGTCAGTAAACAATGGTTTGTTAAAATGGCTCCCTTAGCTAAGCCGGCAATGGAAGTGGTAAAGGAAGGGCTAATGGAATTCGTGCCTGATCGTTTTACCAAAATCTATCTGGGCTGGTTGGAGAATATCCGGGATTGGTGTATTTCTCGTCAGCTCTGGTGGGGTCATCGGATTCCAGTCTGGTATTGTGAAGATTGCGGAGGGGAGATCTGCGTGCAGGAAGATCCGGAGATTTGTCCCAAGTGCGGTTCTAAGCATATTGCCCAAGACCCGGATGTCTTGGACACTTGGTTTTCTTCCGGGTTATGGCCCTTCTCTACCATGGGTTGGCCGGAAGATACCCCGGAGCTGAAGCAGTTCTATCCCACATCAGTACTCGTGACCGGACGGGATATCATCTTCTTCTGGGTAGCCCGCATGGTTTTCATGGGTCTGGAGTTCATGAAGGATGTTCCCTTTAAGAAGGTGATGATTCATGGTCTTGTCTTGGATGCTCAAGGGAGGAAAATGAGCAAATCCTTGGGTAATGGTGTCGATCCCCTAGAAATTATCGATCAATACGGCGCCGATACCCTGCGGTTCATGCTTATTACCGGCAATACTCCGGGTAATGATCTGCGTTTCCATCCTGAGCGCTTGGAGGCGACTCGCAACTTCGCCAATAAGATTTGGAATGCCTCGCGCTTTGTGCTGTTAAATCTTCAGGACTATACAGAAGGTCCACGGGGCGACCTTAAGCTAGAAGATCGTTGGATTCTCTCGCGCTATGAAAAGACCGTCAAGGAAGTCACAATAGCCCTTGATCGCTTTGATTTAGGTGAAGCTGCTCGTCTTCTCTATGAGTTCATCTGGAATGAATTCTGTGATTGGTATATCGAATTGGCTAAAGGTCGACTCTATGATAAGGAGCATCCGGAAGCACGTCATACTGTCCAATCAATTCTCCTTGAGGTATTAGAAGGAACGATGAAGCTCTTACACCCCTATATGCCCTTCATTACGGAGGAGATCTGGCATAATCTACCGGTCACTGGGGAAAGCATCATGATTCAATCTTGGCCTCAAGTCGAAGGATACCAAGACAGTTCGGCTGAGGAACACATGAATCAGATTATGGAGGTTATCAAAGCCATCCGCAATATCCGCGCTGAGATGAATGTTCAACCCGGTAAAAAAGCTGAGATTATACTCGTTGCTCCAGAGCAAGAATCCTTAGGAGTTCTGGAAATGGGTAAGGAGTGCATCAGACTTTTAGCCGGAGGTTCTCAAGTTGATGTGGTGGCGAGTTTGGAAGTTAAGCCAGCTCAAGCTGCCAGTGCAGTCCTAGAGGGTGTTGAGGTTTACCTCCCCTTACGAGGACTTCTCGATCTGGACAAGGAAATCGCCCGCGTCGAAAAAGAAATTGCCCAAGCCCTTCAAGAGCAAAGCCGTCTGTCTGGAAAGCTTAATAATGAAGGCTTTGTCGCCAAGGCTCCTGAGCAAGTTGTGGCCAAGGAGCGAGAGAAGCTTGAAGGAATCAACGGACGAATCGGGGCGCTACAGGTTCGCTTGGCAGAGTTGAAGGAGGCGTAA
- a CDS encoding methyl-accepting chemotaxis protein, with amino-acid sequence MEHFLNRISEFFFKHSGIVRWWFNLSVSSKLALAFGINAMITISAGGVIYYMVKTGADLEQNIGLYLGLLITAGIIVLFYGLYISFLVATPLRNSVAFAEKVAKGDLTATIYSMGQKDELGTLCASLNEMTENFRSLVGGITNSADIFADSTHVLSTQSKSTTQSAQLVSSSLQQVAIGSQTQANSVQNIMTNIQSMAQGVRQIEDHIQLADQSSQQSLQLAQDGDTAMGVVNQQMDHIHHSVDSTAVIIAALGEKSTVIGSIVETIKAISDQTNLLALNAAIEAARAGEHGRGFSVVAEEVRKLAEQSTLSSAQIETIIFDIKNSLDEAIASMDSEKDVVQSGAHAIHNAQEAFTRIKESTQTLGQQIQKVSSLSREITQSSDVIAHEVTQVSAVCQETTAQTEEVASSSSEQMTAMEEIHSSAQELSDTAMELQQAARKFRLN; translated from the coding sequence ATGGAACATTTCTTAAACAGAATAAGCGAATTCTTTTTTAAGCACTCCGGTATTGTACGATGGTGGTTTAATTTATCAGTATCATCAAAGCTTGCGTTGGCTTTTGGCATCAATGCTATGATCACCATTTCAGCTGGAGGAGTAATCTATTACATGGTAAAGACGGGAGCCGATCTTGAACAGAACATCGGACTTTATCTTGGTTTATTGATAACCGCTGGTATTATTGTTCTTTTTTATGGTCTTTACATCTCCTTCTTGGTAGCAACTCCTCTAAGGAATAGCGTTGCCTTCGCCGAAAAAGTAGCCAAGGGTGACCTTACGGCAACCATTTACAGTATGGGACAAAAGGATGAGCTTGGAACTCTATGTGCTTCCTTAAATGAAATGACCGAGAATTTCCGTTCCTTGGTTGGCGGCATTACGAACAGTGCGGATATCTTTGCCGATTCCACGCACGTCTTATCAACCCAATCAAAATCTACCACTCAATCTGCACAGCTCGTTTCCTCATCTCTTCAACAAGTAGCAATCGGGTCACAGACCCAAGCCAATAGTGTCCAGAACATTATGACCAATATCCAATCCATGGCCCAGGGCGTTCGCCAGATTGAAGATCATATCCAATTAGCTGATCAATCCTCCCAACAGTCCTTACAACTGGCCCAAGATGGCGATACCGCCATGGGTGTAGTCAATCAACAGATGGATCATATCCATCATTCTGTAGATAGCACCGCAGTGATTATTGCCGCCCTCGGCGAAAAATCCACCGTCATCGGTTCGATTGTGGAAACCATTAAGGCTATTTCTGATCAAACCAACCTCTTAGCTTTAAATGCAGCTATCGAAGCCGCACGAGCCGGAGAACATGGACGAGGCTTTAGCGTGGTCGCAGAGGAAGTTCGTAAACTTGCTGAACAATCCACTCTCTCGAGCGCCCAGATCGAAACCATTATCTTCGATATTAAAAATAGCCTCGATGAAGCCATAGCCAGCATGGATTCCGAAAAGGATGTTGTCCAAAGCGGTGCACATGCTATCCATAATGCACAAGAAGCATTTACCCGGATTAAAGAAAGCACCCAAACGCTTGGTCAGCAAATCCAGAAGGTTTCCTCTTTGTCCCGCGAAATCACTCAAAGTTCCGACGTCATTGCTCATGAGGTGACCCAGGTCTCCGCCGTCTGTCAAGAAACAACCGCTCAGACTGAGGAAGTCGCCAGCAGTAGCTCTGAGCAAATGACTGCTATGGAGGAGATTCATTCCTCTGCGCAAGAACTATCCGATACAGCGATGGAGCTCCAACAGGCAGCCCGCAAATTTAGACTGAACTAA
- a CDS encoding FMN-binding glutamate synthase family protein, translating into MLLVLIAFFLGKRFFRTGVQRIFDLVVSRLLEDPFSENLLELWSAVRRTSFQNIIHISMRAETGKIIKRPLGSPKPFNHYDNLLFVPAQLVRSPIEVSVPVDLSVTLGPKAEKPMTLPIPLLIGGMGFGVGLSEQAKVALAKAAKELGTATNSGEGPFLAEERKAAGKFIWQVSRHDYGRDPQGIAAADMIEVQMGQGARMGGHVIEPHEIKGKAQKIMGISPVSSLKGYATFPDITSPQDWPRFIRDLRKEVGGKPIGLKLMGGGRLEADLAIAIEAGFDVICVGGSQGGTAASSPTISDDFGMPSINNLVRTQRYLKEQGVRHEVSLIAAGGYATPGECLKALALGADAIYVGTVPLFALVHKQIGKVMPWEPLTQLVYYNSKYKNRLDVELAAQSVVKVINSFTMEMEEGIRAMGKKSIADLGPHDLVALDQWTAELTGVPRA; encoded by the coding sequence ATGCTTTTAGTGTTGATAGCCTTCTTTCTAGGCAAACGTTTCTTTCGGACGGGAGTGCAGAGGATCTTTGATCTTGTGGTGAGTAGGTTGTTAGAGGATCCTTTTTCTGAGAACCTACTTGAGCTGTGGAGTGCTGTGAGGAGAACTTCCTTTCAAAACATCATTCATATCAGTATGCGAGCAGAAACAGGAAAAATCATCAAACGACCTTTAGGCAGTCCCAAACCCTTTAACCATTATGATAATCTTTTATTTGTTCCTGCCCAACTTGTACGGTCACCTATCGAGGTCAGTGTTCCCGTGGATTTATCTGTAACCCTCGGACCTAAAGCTGAGAAGCCAATGACCCTGCCTATTCCCTTGCTGATTGGCGGCATGGGTTTCGGAGTCGGCTTGAGTGAACAAGCAAAAGTTGCTTTAGCCAAAGCCGCCAAAGAATTAGGGACAGCTACGAATTCTGGGGAAGGTCCCTTTTTGGCTGAGGAAAGAAAGGCGGCGGGGAAATTCATCTGGCAGGTCAGTCGTCATGACTATGGCAGAGATCCTCAAGGAATAGCAGCAGCGGATATGATTGAAGTGCAAATGGGACAAGGGGCGCGCATGGGTGGACATGTGATAGAGCCTCATGAAATCAAGGGGAAGGCCCAGAAGATCATGGGGATTTCACCTGTTTCCTCTCTGAAGGGTTACGCAACTTTCCCTGATATTACAAGTCCTCAAGATTGGCCGCGCTTCATTAGAGATTTGCGCAAAGAGGTGGGTGGTAAACCCATCGGACTTAAACTCATGGGTGGGGGAAGGCTTGAGGCAGATTTGGCAATCGCCATCGAAGCTGGTTTTGATGTCATTTGCGTTGGCGGTTCACAGGGTGGGACGGCTGCATCTTCGCCCACAATCAGTGATGATTTTGGCATGCCGAGTATCAATAATCTTGTCCGAACGCAACGTTACCTTAAGGAACAGGGGGTAAGGCATGAGGTGAGTCTGATTGCCGCAGGGGGATATGCTACCCCCGGTGAATGCTTAAAGGCCCTTGCTTTGGGTGCTGATGCTATTTATGTTGGTACTGTACCTCTTTTTGCCCTAGTACATAAACAGATCGGTAAAGTGATGCCTTGGGAACCCTTGACTCAGTTGGTCTATTATAATTCAAAATATAAGAATCGGCTGGATGTCGAGCTGGCAGCACAGAGTGTGGTGAAGGTGATAAATTCTTTCACCATGGAGATGGAGGAAGGGATTCGAGCTATGGGTAAAAAATCGATAGCAGATCTTGGTCCTCATGACCTGGTGGCACTGGATCAATGGACTGCTGAGTTGACCGGAGTACCCAGAGCTTAA
- a CDS encoding YrzE family protein: protein MGNSILKGMSAALLVTVITLLAGLFWTAMGFTGLSTTMLMDIGLVVSCLAAGYVTGKESGQWILGGASSLGYVLLCVFLIALFLELSAWGVIQVLAEGGLIGILAGAFGAGSGGSVLQSSRRAPRSYGWGDDYSARRTYSGSAGRASGYDEWDNHMEDWDDFLEDDRKASYKEPPSIRQREFKKQDRQVDLTEEDWEYSQREEENKFTSNHSKAWWEEDVL, encoded by the coding sequence ATGGGAAATTCGATCCTTAAGGGGATGAGTGCCGCTCTATTAGTTACCGTCATTACTTTGCTTGCGGGATTATTTTGGACAGCCATGGGGTTTACGGGATTATCCACCACCATGTTAATGGATATTGGATTGGTAGTAAGTTGCCTTGCAGCAGGATATGTGACGGGCAAGGAAAGCGGGCAGTGGATTTTAGGTGGGGCGTCTAGCTTAGGTTATGTCTTGCTTTGTGTCTTTTTGATTGCCCTTTTTTTAGAGCTGAGTGCGTGGGGGGTTATCCAGGTTTTAGCTGAAGGAGGGTTAATCGGAATTCTTGCCGGAGCTTTTGGAGCGGGTAGTGGGGGAAGTGTACTACAATCCTCGCGAAGAGCTCCTAGGTCTTATGGGTGGGGCGACGATTATAGCGCTAGAAGGACATATAGTGGCTCGGCTGGACGAGCTAGTGGGTATGATGAGTGGGATAATCATATGGAGGATTGGGACGATTTTTTGGAAGATGATCGAAAGGCCTCCTACAAGGAACCGCCCTCTATACGGCAGAGAGAATTTAAAAAGCAGGACCGACAGGTAGATTTGACTGAAGAGGATTGGGAGTACAGTCAAAGGGAAGAGGAAAATAAGTTTACATCTAACCACAGTAAAGCATGGTGGGAAGAAGATGTCCTTTAG
- a CDS encoding LysM peptidoglycan-binding domain-containing protein, whose product MDYTRYVVQPGDSIYKIANAYKVEMSDIINLNHLKHPDRIYPGQVLLLPTSECQDITPGELSEPNFTYAMWLFDVYAGKDSELSAVTTYLYQAVVLDRPEFDELLRPLAYDELRHLEQLAWCIRFLGLDPRYGAFSKGRWFDWRSRYLNYSTDLCAILDYNMKDEAAAAKHYTDLAGKIPIPEIQTILLQISADEERHYQCLADAKMHFCGCESSESLLISKAETEAE is encoded by the coding sequence ATGGACTACACCCGCTATGTTGTACAACCTGGGGACAGCATCTATAAAATCGCCAACGCTTACAAAGTGGAAATGTCCGATATTATCAATCTCAACCACCTCAAACATCCAGACCGCATTTATCCTGGCCAGGTGCTTTTGTTACCCACCTCTGAATGTCAAGATATCACGCCCGGAGAACTATCCGAGCCTAACTTTACTTATGCCATGTGGCTATTCGATGTCTATGCCGGTAAAGATTCCGAGCTTTCCGCGGTAACGACCTACCTATACCAAGCCGTAGTCCTCGATCGGCCAGAGTTCGATGAGCTCCTAAGGCCTCTTGCCTATGACGAACTACGCCATTTAGAACAACTGGCTTGGTGTATCCGCTTTTTGGGTCTAGACCCCCGTTATGGAGCCTTCAGCAAAGGGCGTTGGTTTGATTGGCGTTCTCGTTACCTAAATTACAGCACAGACCTCTGCGCCATTCTTGACTACAACATGAAAGATGAAGCCGCTGCCGCAAAACACTATACCGACCTAGCCGGGAAAATTCCTATTCCCGAGATTCAAACCATTCTTCTCCAAATCTCGGCTGATGAAGAGCGCCATTACCAATGCTTAGCTGATGCAAAAATGCACTTCTGTGGTTGTGAATCTTCCGAATCTCTCCTGATCAGTAAAGCTGAAACCGAAGCAGAGTGA
- a CDS encoding sodium:calcium antiporter encodes MNDLVMMVIGLGIILMSAEVFTNGVEWLGKRLNLGAGAVGSVLAAVGTALPETMVPIIAFLGMGGGEELADVGIRAILGAPFMLVTLAFFISGVAALIFRRSNKPLFINTAVIKHDLAFFLVVYGIAIGASFLPNHQMKLAVAGLLPILYLIYVIKTVYNCLGTDECGYLAPLYFSQRHSNPSLAIIFIQLCCALLGIVAGANVFVGAVQSVALLTGIPAFILSLIITPIATELPEKFNSVIWLRRGKDTLALGNITGAMVFQSSVIPALGIALTPWQLEPLALWSALLAIGSGLFIYLTLRRRGSLCPLHLLAGGGFYLFFIITLLRFQLY; translated from the coding sequence TTGAACGATTTAGTGATGATGGTTATCGGTCTGGGGATTATTTTAATGTCCGCTGAAGTCTTTACCAATGGGGTGGAGTGGCTGGGAAAACGACTTAACCTTGGGGCGGGAGCGGTAGGGAGTGTGCTGGCAGCCGTGGGTACAGCTCTACCGGAGACGATGGTTCCGATTATTGCCTTCCTTGGTATGGGCGGTGGGGAAGAACTCGCCGATGTGGGAATTAGAGCGATTCTGGGTGCTCCTTTTATGTTAGTTACCTTAGCCTTTTTTATTTCAGGTGTGGCAGCATTGATTTTTAGGCGTAGCAACAAGCCCTTGTTTATCAACACGGCCGTGATAAAGCATGATCTTGCCTTTTTCTTAGTGGTGTATGGTATAGCAATCGGGGCCTCTTTTTTACCTAACCACCAAATGAAGTTAGCTGTGGCGGGTCTTTTACCTATTCTCTATTTAATTTATGTGATAAAAACTGTGTACAACTGCTTGGGGACGGATGAGTGCGGCTATTTAGCACCGCTTTATTTTTCCCAGCGTCATTCTAATCCTTCCCTCGCAATTATTTTTATCCAGCTGTGTTGTGCTTTGCTGGGAATCGTGGCGGGGGCTAATGTGTTTGTAGGAGCTGTGCAATCGGTCGCTCTACTAACTGGGATTCCAGCTTTTATACTGTCCTTGATTATTACTCCGATCGCGACGGAGCTTCCGGAAAAGTTTAATAGTGTCATCTGGTTGAGGAGAGGGAAGGATACTTTGGCCTTGGGAAATATTACTGGGGCAATGGTTTTTCAAAGCTCTGTGATTCCGGCCTTAGGTATAGCTCTAACGCCATGGCAACTGGAGCCTCTTGCTTTATGGAGTGCTCTACTGGCTATTGGTTCGGGACTTTTTATCTATTTGACGCTACGGCGAAGAGGGTCCCTTTGTCCTCTGCATTTGCTGGCGGGGGGAGGATTTTATTTATTCTTTATCATCACTCTGCTTCGGTTTCAGCTTTACTGA